The Hordeum vulgare subsp. vulgare chromosome 4H, MorexV3_pseudomolecules_assembly, whole genome shotgun sequence genomic interval TGGCGAAGCGAGTCCAACAAGGGACCAAAGAGAACAAGGCTGCGAGCCACTTTACCAAGAGGTTAGGGCATCCTAGTCAAAAGTAACCATGCAGTGCGGCAGAAGTGtcagttgtgtgtgtgtgtgtgtgtgttgcttgtgacccccttctctctctctctaccccATAGTACTACCAGCTAGAGTGGTGGTGAGTCTCTGGCTTGGCTGGCTCtctgcaagcaagcaagcaaagcaaaCCACAGCTCAAAGGGAATAACCCCAAGGCCACTTTCAGTTTCACTGCCACGGTGGGCCCACGCGGCCGCTGCTACCCCTACCCCTTTGTGATCAGATCACAGGCAGTACCACCGCCGCAGCCTTTGCActtcacccctctctctctctctctgccgtTGCCTGTTGCGATGCATGTCTTGATTGATCTCCTCCTCCCCTATGATATCTTCTTGCAGCCTTCCCCAGTACTGTGGCTGATACTGCTACAGCGGCAGCGGCAGAGGCAGCAGCTAGGCCGCCTCCTACGCTGGACATCTTCCCCTCCTGGCCGCTCGCtctccatcaccaccaccacacacCCAAGGTAAATAATAAATATACTACTTATATACTCCAGCATCACCCAAGGACGCGTACCGACTGCAGCAAAAATAAATGAAACTGTCCCGAGCATTTTGAAATTGTTTTTTTTTTCGTAAGCAGGAGGGTTCAAACGTGACGGCAGACAGCACGGACTCAGAGagcagcagcaagaacaacatcaacatgGACTCatcagatcatcatcatcatcagcagcagcaagGGATGGCAGGATTGGTGACCGTGGCAGCCCAGTTCCATCAGATTTcacagcagcagcaccaccagcagCAGGTACTCTACCGCTGTGAATGACCATATCAAAATGCATTCAATGCATTGGCATATGCACTGTTGCTTGGCTTCCTTGCATACTCGTCTTTGTTCTTTGCTTCTCCACATTCTCCCCTGGCCATCATCATCCATCTCTCCTACTCATACTAGTTAGAGTAGATAGATAGCCTGGTGCCATGTCAGTAGCTAGCTAGCTACGCCACAACTTCCAAGATGCTCATGTAGCAAAATGTTCCTGCTATAGGCAGCACAAGAAAGAAAGAATCGACACGGTTGAGGGAGGGTGTGCATTTAAGATGTGTTGCTGCCCCCAAGATCTCCAATCCCAACACGTTAGTTAGGTgaaccttttttcttcttcttctcttttggaCCCATGGAAACAAATCCAGAGAGATTGTTGGAATAGCAACATCTTCCTTCCATTCTAGGCACGCACATTTGGATGGATAGGTGATTAATGTAGAGGATATGTTAGAATAGAGCGTAGCTGCcatgccattgccattgccacaGCCATTGGTGATGCAATAGCATACGAGGGATCATTCTTACAATATTGTCtctaacaaaaaaaaaacaattagTTGGATGCTTGAATAATGCCACCTTGCTTGGGTCAGTGTCTGCTTTAGGTGCACGCTGCTTTCTGGTCAATTGGTGAACTGCCAGTGCCAGGGTTATATGTATATACATTGTTGGATTGATAGACAAATAAGCAAGACAATCTCACGCACTAATTAATCAATCTACGCTTCTTTCTCAGACAAAATATAACAACAATTCACACTCAGTCAGCTGAAAGAGAGCCCTGCAAATTAGGGAGCGACGCGACAGCAACACACCATCAGAAAAGAAAAGCAGAACCTAACAtatactactataattttttgtcTGTTGTTGGAGTGGGTGGTTTCCACCAAATGTACATGGCTGTTTATTTAATATGTGCTTGATGTAACGTGCATGCAGTAGAGACCATACTATATACTAGTAGTATTTGCTTGATTGCACCATGGACACATTGTTCTTCCATCTCCTAGCTCTATCATACTGATTGCTTAAGTGAGCATGATGTGTCAACTGATTGCTTCTTATTGACATTCTTCTTCTAATATGCAATGTGTTGAAGAAGAAACAAAGTAATTAACTGATTTTGGCTTGTGCTGGACTTCTCACGTTCGCTTGTCATGTGCAGAAGATGGCAACCAGTTCCACTCACAGTGACAGGACTGGCAAAGCGCTTGATCCAAAGGTAGCATCGAAATTTATGTTCCTGGAGCAATGCAATGCATTTGGTTTTGAGAATCCTGAGATTTAtaatgatttcttcttctcccttGGTGGTCAGCAGACGACGAGGAGGCTAGCACAGAATCGAGAGGCTGCGAGAAAAAGCAGGCTGCGGAAGAAGGTAGGCCATCATTTGTAATCTGAACTGAATTCGTGTTTCCAGCAATGAATTTGCCAAGTTGTTGACTTTTGCATCTGCATTATCCATCGTGTGTAGGCTTACATTCAGCAGCTTGAGAGTGGCAAGCTCAAGCTTGCTCAACTGGAACAGGATCTCCAGCGGGCTCGTTCTCAGGTGCTCCTCATTTCTGCAGCTAATTTCTCCATGTGCACCTGTACATATATGATCACAAAAATCACTCGAGTTAGAAAAATATCATTCAAGTTCCTTCTATGTCAAAGTATCGAGCTAGGTTTTCATATTGTAAAGAGTGATATGAACCTATGAGCTTTGTATAGGGACTCTTGGTTGGAGGAGCTCCAAGTGGAAACTCCAGCCCTGGTGTGTAAAGTCACCCCCAGTATCAACTCTCCTGCGCATTCAGTGATTAGAATGTGTGGAATTTGGTTAAGATTTGGAATTGGACTGAATCGAATTGTGATGCCTATTTTCCAGGTGCTGCCATGTTCGATGTCGAGTACAACAGGTGGCTGGATGACGACAGCAGGCGCATGATTGAGCTCCGGGGAGGCCTGCACGCGCACTTGCCGGATGGTGACCTCAGGGCCATCATCGACGACACCTTGACCCACTACGATGAACTCTTCCGCCTCAAGAGTGCTGCTGCCAGGGCGGACGTCTTCCATCTCATCACCGGAATGTGGGCGACCCCAGCCGAGCGCTGCTTCCTTTGGATGGGCGGATTTCGGCCCTCTGATCTGCTCAAGGCATGTGCCTCTAACTACACTGAACATTGGCAATGTTATTcctaaataaaatagaaatgaaATCAACTGTCGTTTTCTTTTCATAGTTTCTTGCAAAAAAAGTTCATTTGATAGTTCAAGAACCAATTGCCTGGCAAACTCGCGAAGTAAACTAGTGATGTCCTAATGGAAGTACATCCTTCCCACTGTTGTTGCAGACACTGGCACCTCAGCTTGATCCCTTGACTGAACAGCAAATGGTTGGCATCTGCAGCCTTGAGCAGTCATTGCAGCAGGCAGAAGAAGCTCTCACCCAGGGCCTGGAGCAGCTCCATCAGTCATTGGCAGTCACTGTGGCAGGCAGCGGGTCTCTTAGCGATGATACCAACATGGGGAGCTTCATGGGTGACATGGCAGTTGCTCTTGGCAAGCTGGCCAACCTGGAAGGTTTTGTCATACAGGTAACCCAAGATGTGTCACTACTCTTCAATCTTGATCATTATGTCAGTGTATATGTAGTGGCTGCTAGACTATTCGCTTATCTTATTCAAATTTGTAGATGAGCAATTAAGCCACCTGGTAAAACTTGCAGGGAAATATATCAACAATCTTCATTCAGGGGATATTTATTGCTCTGGCCACACCTAAATCGATTTAGCTCATCAATTCTGTTACTAACTGTGCCAAGAATATGTAACTATTTTAAACCTCATAAGACTTCCACCAGTAGTGCCAAAAATTAGTAATTTGTCAATTTAACAGGTCAATTGCTCCACAATTTGGAAGTTACCATTCTTTCGAATTTCATTTGTTTAACCATAACATGATGTATTCCAAAAAAGTTTATTACTAGCATCTGCTCTGAGTTTTAGCTACCAGGAATAAGATCACTGGGGCATGTGCTAAAACGACATATGTGACATGTCATTTCCAGGCTGATAACTTGAGGCAGCAGACTCTTCATCAGATGCACAGGATTCTGACAGTTAGGCAGGCAGCTCGATGTTTCCTGGCTATTGGCGAGTACCACAACCGCCTCCGTGCCCTAAGCTCCCTCTGGGCTTCTCGCCCTCGAGAGTAAGTACCATGCGAATCTTACCTCTGTCCTGTAGTTAGTTTTCTTTTGCTCGATATGGAGTCTGCTACCTGTAGCTGTTGAAGTTATAGCCTATCTACAATTTAAAAAATCTAACTGCATATGATTGAGCAAGGGCTTAATAGAGGCCAGAATAAGCTTAGTTTATTAATACCCAGATGTGCCCTACTAACCAGCCTGGAATCGACCACCCTCCTACCAGCAATCAAAATTCAAAAGTCAGCAGGCTTGTTTTGTACACCATAGCCTGCACTAAAACAAATAGCAAAAACAAGTGCATCTACGGAGTGCAGAATAAGAGCTAGACACAGTTTCTATTGCTTTTTCCTAGGATGTTTTCAGCTATCCCTGCCTCTGTCGCTTTTCCCTAGGATATGTTCAGCTATCCCTGCCAACTAACCATTTTCTGTTTCGGCCTAAAAGAAGAATAGGTTCAGCAGTTGTAGTACTACCATTTTTCTGGATCTATCTCTGATCTATTTATTGCCTGCGCATATATTGCCTGCAGGATACTGATGACAGATGAAGGCAATTGCGGAGAGCTAAGCATTGCAGCACATCCATCTGAAAGCCAATATTCTGCCTTCTGATTCAAATGTATTTTGGAACTAACCTTCAAAGTAGGAGCATAATCGAAACAACTGGGAAGAAATTTTTTTGGATGTAATGTAGCAGATATGTGAGAAACAGAGAGCTGGGAAACAAAGGAAGCTCCAGAAATGGGAGAACTTGTCAGAACGCGTAGAACTGTCATCAGATTTTTCTTGAGTCAAATGGTTTAATGTATCCTGGAGTGGGAACAAATGAAGGAAGCCCAGAATTCATTATTGAAACAGTACTTCAATTTGTGTTATTTTCATTACTTCTGGAAAGGCTGCCTTTTGTAGAAACTACCATGCACTACTACCAAAATATTTTGAATCTAATAGGTGAGCTATCTGACAGAATTTGGAAAAAAGATCACACTGCCAGAAAATGGGGAAAAGGTTATATAAAAATATATCGAAACACTGACATTCAATCACTTTTTTTTATCATCAGGAGGCTACAAAGGGGCAATCTCTGAGCATGAGTGCACAAACCTGTCCCAAATATCAAATTTAGTATCTCATTCAGAGTCTGATATTGCACATACTGCTGATATAAAGCAGCCTAGTACGTAAATAGTAGGAGGAAAGAATGGTCATTTGAAGTTAAACCTTCCTATAATTTTGCAACAGAGATAAAAGAAACCAGCTTAAGTTCAGGTTTCTTCCATTATAAACCAAAGTGTACACTGCACAACACTGATTATGCCGTGAAAAGAATTGCTTAGAGGAGCAACTAATACACATACATTGAACAAACACGTAAAAGAAAGGAAGAATTTTCCTGCATCTTCAGGGGGGAAATGAAGGATTTCCCTATGTCACACATGATTGTCATGTGGAGGAATATTTCAAATAAATTATATTATGGTATTCCTAAACAATGTGGATTTACACTGTTTTGGTTCTAACCTCACAGAAGAAGTATATATCATGTAAGAAAGAAATCAGCTCACAGCTAATTATCCTTTTTCTGGACAACTCGACTTTTGGACCAATCTTCCAAGGTTTTGCGGTGAAGAGCATTCATTTTGATCTTCCTCCTTCCTCGGATGACGTTTTCGGCGTCTTTCCAGTTTTCAGCGATGCCTGTCGCCACTAGAATTGCACACATGACACAGGCACTTCTTCCATGACCTGATGTGGTTGTAAGTCATGCACAAAACAGATAGCCATTTTATCTTCATGTGGTGTCACTTATAAATACAATAAAATTACCAAACTACGCTATGGTTCGCGCGGAAAGTAGGATGCAAACAAGAGAGGGGGGGAGATCATTGCTAACCAAATGCGCAGTGGACATAAACGGGCTTCCCCTGGGCTCTCTTTTCGCAGGCCCACCGCGCCGCGAATTCGATCTGGGACGGTGCCGGGGCCCTGGTATCCCAAGTAGCAAGGCATATATACTCATCCACCTTCACAAATGCGCTCCTCGGCAGCTCACAGGTGCAATCCACGACGGACGGAACCCCGGGAGGCAGGTGCTTCGCCATGAACGGCCAGCCCCCGAGGTAGAGCCCCTCGGCGATCTCGTCGTACACGTTCTCCTTCCTGAGGAACCTCTTCACCTTGGCGTACGTGCGTGCCAGCATCAGGAAGGGGCCGAAGAGCACGGACGACCAGAGGGGGAACCGGCCCGACGGGGTCTTGCCCAGGATCCAGGGTAGGTTGACGGCGGTGTGGGACGCGACAGTGACGACGTAGGCGACGCAGCTGGTGGCGAGGATGGGGGCCGTGGCGGCGGCCCTCACGCCGACCTGCCGCAGGGCGAGGGACGAGACGAGGAGCGCCGTCGCGGCGATGCCCGTCACCTTGGAGATCCCCATTGCTGTCTTCGTTACCAAAAAGGTGGAATCTGGTGCCAATCCCTTTGGGGGTAATGTCGATTGAATCGAAAACGGAGTGGATCAAGAAGCGATCTGGATGTGGAGAAGTTACCGGCGGTGGCTGAGGGCGTGCGggcaaggagaggagaggagaggaggggagagtgGTGGGGAGAAgatgcggtggagcgggggaggaagACAAGGCGGGAAGAACGGGGGAAGAGGGGACTCCCGACATAGGCCGagcagattatgataatctggattatgaacatagattatataatctgatttataaaataactcatgtgggcatgtttggaggttagattatataaactgtaaaccagcttttaaattgtacaatgacatgtttgccctctgtctacaaggaaaaatagaaaagtggcggtggcactgcgtaattctcttgaagtttacgagggtaacacgtcatttgtaatccataatctcattttagctggggtagagcagattatgaaattataataatctggtcatctagtttataaaatctaTAATATAAACTGTCCTATTTAAAAatacaatagattataaaaaccagattatataatctgggtccagattatataatctgggtggttccaaacagggccatagTCGGGTGGGTCGAGACCGAAACATTGCTGCCAtgtcacaaaaaaatgaaaaatctgaTCATTCGTCATTTCAAATGGAGTATAAAAATTGCTAAAGTTACCTTTTTGGAGAAAGTTAAAGTTTTTAAAAACGGACCCATCTCTATCGGAAAAATGATTATGATCAACGCGGGGCatcggggcatccacaagcttcgtTGCTCGATACGTGTCTTACTCACCACGCATGCCTTTTTTATGTTATCTTTGCAACAATAATATTGTTGAAGAATAATGACGAAGGACGATGAATGCCTAAGTGCGTGAGCGGCTAGAGATAATATTATAATTTTTGCAACATGAACTTTTTACGTAAAATGCGTACCATGGCTTTATAGAAGAAGAGAATTGAACATATAAGACCATTACAACTTAGTGCGAACAGCAAACGTAGCACCCACTCCACATCTCGCTAGTCCAAAGACATCCATCAACAACCACATAACTATAAAGCAAAGAGCTTGCCCAAAAACGAAAAACCTCGGCGCGTCTCACCGACGTCGGTCACTTTGAAAGAAAGGTAGCTCGTGCCAAGCTTCCCTTATCGACGCACCCACACCCTTAATGCCTAAAAGGAGGTGGCAAGAGGATGGCGGGACTCTATCCGACTCAAAGAAGGCGCCGTCTTGGATTCACCACCGACGACCGTACATTGCGCCAAAGAAGAACAATCGTGGGTAATGGCGAGCACCGGAGAAGTGCAACACATGACTCCATGCCATGTCTCTCGACACGATGCTCCGAACAAAGGGACAACGTCGAATACGCTATCATCGTGCCAATCCTGCACGTATTCAAGGCTTTCGCCCGGAGACAACTGCCAACACCAAGAGAGCGAGGGACATGGTGACACACTCGACAACGCCTCCAAGAAGGAAATGACAGCCACGAGCGTCATCGTCGCCAGCCCGATCAAAACCGGAGAGGATTTTCATCCGTAATGTTGCACATCTCCACACCTCCAGGTAAGGAAGCCCTGCCCATGAAGCCTTGCACCGTCCCCACCGCAACAACTTGCCATTGAAGCCACGCAGCCGAGGTCCTTCCACACCCGCAGTGCCGGGGGAGCGCGCCATCGCAGCCACGATCAAACCAGACGAGGAACCGCAACTACCTACCGCGCCGTGCGAGGGCCAGGACCACCACAACAGCCTTCACTCGCACCAGGGGACTGCCATGCGAAGGAACCAGCTACATAGGCCCAAACCAAAACCGAGATCTGATCTGGATCTGACCCACACCGCACCTCCATCGAACCCTCCGGCGCCAACGCCTCCGGGGGCATCACCGCCCGCCCACCACGCGAAGACGGTCGACCGCCCGCTGTCTGACAAGAACCCTACCTCGCAAGGCCTCCATGACGCTGCCACCTTCATGGCAGAGGgctcccgccgccgccacccctccc includes:
- the LOC123448154 gene encoding transcription factor TGAL4-like isoform X3 yields the protein MAVSSDAIRVQSGWLLDKSPSSQDKTPLLPSSSSLFLLPLSLFTFHTQREERERPKQIKAGKKGQADPRPSQLSCGISSRVHTRAPHKAKESVCQSDASRQEVAGCVKSKNTGQEKERKKETVKPASCCCLCSTRAVSLFCAVKGNAVHALKPSSQERKELLYWEWEIEAARVLAWRSIMEEASSSSGHPRHRGPPPPPHHVLGYGGFHAAMAVPTNSMPPATFFEQDGGGGAYFGELEEALMHQVATLSSGGRRISHSHSHSQQQTATATSTAQPHHHHHHHGHNHAMPFPSTVADTATAAAAEAAARPPPTLDIFPSWPLALHHHHHTPKEGSNVTADSTDSESSSKNNINMDSSDHHHHQQQQGMAGLVTVAAQFHQISQQQHHQQQKMATSSTHSDRTGKALDPKQTTRRLAQNREAARKSRLRKKAYIQQLESGKLKLAQLEQDLQRARSQGLLVGGAPSGNSSPGAAMFDVEYNRWLDDDSRRMIELRGGLHAHLPDGDLRAIIDDTLTHYDELFRLKSAAARADVFHLITGMWATPAERCFLWMGGFRPSDLLKTLAPQLDPLTEQQMVGICSLEQSLQQAEEALTQGLEQLHQSLAVTVAGSGSLSDDTNMGSFMGDMAVALGKLANLEGFVIQADNLRQQTLHQMHRILTVRQAARCFLAIGEYHNRLRALSSLWASRPREILMTDEGNCGELSIAAHPSESQYSAF
- the LOC123448154 gene encoding transcription factor TGAL4-like isoform X4 → MAVSSDAIRVQSGWLLDKSPSSQDKTPLLPSSSSLFLLPLSLFTFHTQREERERPKQIKAGKKGQADPRPSQLSCGISSRVHTRAPHKAKESVCQSDASRQEVAGCVKSKNTGQEKERKKETVKPASCCCLCSTRAVSLFCAVKGNAVHALKPSSQERKELLYWEWEIEAARVLAWRSIMEEASSSSGHPRHRGPPPPPHHVLGYGGFHAAMAVPTNSMPPATFFEQDGGGGAYFGELEEALMHQVATLSSGGRRISHSHSHSQQQTATATSTAQPHHHHHHHGHNHAMPFPSTVADTATAAAAEAAARPPPTLDIFPSWPLALHHHHHTPKEGSNVTADSTDSESSSKNNINMDSSDHHHHQQQQGMAGLVTVAAQFHQISQQQHHQQQKMATSSTHSDRTGKALDPKTTRRLAQNREAARKSRLRKKAYIQQLESGKLKLAQLEQDLQRARSQGLLVGGAPSGNSSPGAAMFDVEYNRWLDDDSRRMIELRGGLHAHLPDGDLRAIIDDTLTHYDELFRLKSAAARADVFHLITGMWATPAERCFLWMGGFRPSDLLKTLAPQLDPLTEQQMVGICSLEQSLQQAEEALTQGLEQLHQSLAVTVAGSGSLSDDTNMGSFMGDMAVALGKLANLEGFVIQADNLRQQTLHQMHRILTVRQAARCFLAIGEYHNRLRALSSLWASRPREILMTDEGNCGELSIAAHPSESQYSAF
- the LOC123448156 gene encoding uncharacterized protein LOC123448156, translating into MGISKVTGIAATALLVSSLALRQVGVRAAATAPILATSCVAYVVTVASHTAVNLPWILGKTPSGRFPLWSSVLFGPFLMLARTYAKVKRFLRKENVYDEIAEGLYLGGWPFMAKHLPPGVPSVVDCTCELPRSAFVKVDEYICLATWDTRAPAPSQIEFAARWACEKRAQGKPVYVHCAFGHGRSACVMCAILVATGIAENWKDAENVIRGRRKIKMNALHRKTLEDWSKSRVVQKKDN
- the LOC123448154 gene encoding transcription factor TGAL4-like isoform X2, which encodes MAVSSDAIRVQSGWLLDKSPSSQDKTPLLPSSSSLFLLPLSLFTFHTQREERERPKQIKAGKKGQADPRPSQLSCGISSRVHTRAPHKAKESVCQSDASRQEVAGCVKSKNTGQEKERKKETVKPASCCCLCSTRAVSLFCAVKGNAVHALKPSSQERKELLYWEWEIEAARVLAWRSIMEEASSSSGHPRHRGPPPPPHHVLGYGGFHAAMAVPTNSMPPATFFSEQDGGGGAYFGELEEALMHQVATLSSGGRRISHSHSHSQQQTATATSTAQPHHHHHHHGHNHAMPFPSTVADTATAAAAEAAARPPPTLDIFPSWPLALHHHHHTPKEGSNVTADSTDSESSSKNNINMDSSDHHHHQQQQGMAGLVTVAAQFHQISQQQHHQQQKMATSSTHSDRTGKALDPKTTRRLAQNREAARKSRLRKKAYIQQLESGKLKLAQLEQDLQRARSQGLLVGGAPSGNSSPGAAMFDVEYNRWLDDDSRRMIELRGGLHAHLPDGDLRAIIDDTLTHYDELFRLKSAAARADVFHLITGMWATPAERCFLWMGGFRPSDLLKTLAPQLDPLTEQQMVGICSLEQSLQQAEEALTQGLEQLHQSLAVTVAGSGSLSDDTNMGSFMGDMAVALGKLANLEGFVIQADNLRQQTLHQMHRILTVRQAARCFLAIGEYHNRLRALSSLWASRPREILMTDEGNCGELSIAAHPSESQYSAF
- the LOC123448154 gene encoding transcription factor TGAL4-like isoform X1 codes for the protein MAVSSDAIRVQSGWLLDKSPSSQDKTPLLPSSSSLFLLPLSLFTFHTQREERERPKQIKAGKKGQADPRPSQLSCGISSRVHTRAPHKAKESVCQSDASRQEVAGCVKSKNTGQEKERKKETVKPASCCCLCSTRAVSLFCAVKGNAVHALKPSSQERKELLYWEWEIEAARVLAWRSIMEEASSSSGHPRHRGPPPPPHHVLGYGGFHAAMAVPTNSMPPATFFSEQDGGGGAYFGELEEALMHQVATLSSGGRRISHSHSHSQQQTATATSTAQPHHHHHHHGHNHAMPFPSTVADTATAAAAEAAARPPPTLDIFPSWPLALHHHHHTPKEGSNVTADSTDSESSSKNNINMDSSDHHHHQQQQGMAGLVTVAAQFHQISQQQHHQQQKMATSSTHSDRTGKALDPKQTTRRLAQNREAARKSRLRKKAYIQQLESGKLKLAQLEQDLQRARSQGLLVGGAPSGNSSPGAAMFDVEYNRWLDDDSRRMIELRGGLHAHLPDGDLRAIIDDTLTHYDELFRLKSAAARADVFHLITGMWATPAERCFLWMGGFRPSDLLKTLAPQLDPLTEQQMVGICSLEQSLQQAEEALTQGLEQLHQSLAVTVAGSGSLSDDTNMGSFMGDMAVALGKLANLEGFVIQADNLRQQTLHQMHRILTVRQAARCFLAIGEYHNRLRALSSLWASRPREILMTDEGNCGELSIAAHPSESQYSAF